Proteins encoded in a region of the Kryptolebias marmoratus isolate JLee-2015 linkage group LG14, ASM164957v2, whole genome shotgun sequence genome:
- the ankrd34ba gene encoding ankyrin repeat domain-containing protein 34B, producing MEAEISNLGVAMDSGNPLLRAVFLRRLRLTRLLLEGGAYINESDSQGQTPLMVACRTKYMDSQSASHGKLVQFLLEKGADPNIQDKEGRSALMHACREKAGAEVVSLLLASGADLSLEDQSGTSALVYAVMAGDLKVLKLLLDICKAKGKEVIIITTEKFPSGNLSAKQYLSMPPIGLVDPTEKITPAAPASPSEIQLSTSPQCTTSSLCPPKPVSSFKEGQICGVSSHPCSPSRFRGLGPGASNGQQQPLMRLNSEPWLKIPASLFSQQPQGALNKTKDFSFRIPKLDKDSYNDSKMFKCYEGRLGKDTGIERVRKMDYTKPTEQNISLSGLLSSHSASHPNLHSEILGADSVTSSSTLSSVKSLGTPFHSSTSTSFHSVNQTWELGADIYSSDPQLAVDLLIEQKTKISTDSKKLAPLCCSSTLGSRDLPVGQNRRVPSFYERRGSGTLDHNLKARPRSLPPLTNNPILSVSSPGNGNSFSEKDLGQRRFFPSAPPGHPKDLSRRLLLRRHSIQTEQFKSTI from the coding sequence ATGGAGGCAGAAATTTCTAATCTTGGTGTTGCTATGGATTCAGGCAATCCATTGCTGAGAGCAGTTTTTCTTCGTCGACTGAGGCTCACTCGGCTCCTCCTAGAGGGTGGCGCTTACATCAATGAGAGTGACAGCCAAGGCCAGACACCTCTCATGGTGGCCTGCAGGACCAAATATATGGACTCCCAGAGTGCCAGTCATGGTAAACTAGTCCAGTTCCTCCTAGAGAAAGGAGCAGATCCCAACATTCAAGACAAGGAAGGCCGCTCTGCGCTGATGCACGCCTGCCGGGAGAAAGCTGGAGCTGAGGTGGTGTCCCTGCTACTGGCCAGTGGAGCAGATCTCAGTCTAGAGGATCAGTCCGGGACATCAGCGTTGGTCTATGCAGTCATGGCTGGAGACTTAAAGGTGCTGAAGCTTTTGCTTGACATATGTAAGGCCAAGGGGAAGGAAGTGATCATCATAACTACAGAGAAATTTCCAAGTGGAAACCTGTCAGCGAAACAGTACCTCAGCATGCCTCCCATTGGTCTTGTTGATCCAACAGAAAAAATCacaccagcagctcctgcaTCTCCTTCGGAAATTCAGCTCAGCACTTCTCCACAGTGCACCACATCTTCTTTATGTCCCCCCAAGCCTGTCTCTTCTTTTAAAGAAGGACAAATCTGCGGTGTCAGTTCCCATCCATGCTCCCCATCTCGATTTCGAGGACTTGGACCAGGTGCATCTAATGGACAACAGCAGCCTCTGATGCGGTTGAACTCTGAGCCTTGGTTAAAGATTCCAGCATCTCTGTTTTCTCAGCAACCTCAAGGAGCCCTCAACAAGACAAAGGATTTCTCTTTCAGAATTCCCAAACTGGATAAGGACAGCTACAATGactctaaaatgtttaaatgttatgaAGGTAGGTTAGGAAAGGATACAGGCATAGAAAGAGTTAGGAAGATGGATTATACCAAacccacagaacaaaacatttctttatcaGGTCTCCTGTCATCTCACTCTGCCTCCCACCCCAATCTGCATTCTGAAATTCTTGGTGCAGATTCAGTCACCTCTTCCTCCACCCTTTCTAGTGTTAAAAGTCTTGGCACACCTTTTCACAGCAGCACCTCAACAAGCTTTCATAGTGTCAACCAGACATGGGAACTGGGTGCAGACATCTACAGTTCTGACCCCCAGCTAGCAGTAGACCTCCTCATagaacagaaaaccaaaatctCAACAGACAGCAAGAAATTGGCACCATTGTGCTGCTCAAGCACACTGGGCTCCAGAGACCTTCCAGTAGGACAGAATCGAAGAGTCCCATCTTTTTATGAGCGCAGAGGGTCTGGAACATTGGACCACAACCTCAAGGCAAGGCCCAGATCCCTGCCACCTCTTACCAACAATCCCATTCTCAGTGTTTCCAGCCCTGGCAATGGAAATAGCTTCTCTGAGAAAGACCTTGGACAAAGACGTTTCTTTCCCTCTGCTCCACCTGGACACCCTAAAGATCTAAGCAGAAGGTTGCTGCTAAGGAGACACTCCATACAGACTGAGCAGTTCAAATCCACAATCTGA
- the oclna gene encoding occludin isoform X1, whose translation MSSRPNGSPPPYEEENGYNIAPPQPAYSYYPDDEFQHFYRWTSPPGILKIMAVLVIVLCVAIFACVASTLAWDSSGAMSGYGGTYMVNNGPYSGNTYNYGYGSIRGNYNDPRSGKGFMIAMAVTVSIFVLVVFIIIVSHQSLSESRKFYLAVVIICAILALLMLIATIVYLMAVNPMAQSSGSVYGNQIAALCAQYQQPQTSGVFTNQYLYHYCVVEPQEAIAIVFGFLVTAALIIMLVFALKTRQKIQNYGKSNIFWKKVKIVDDAEPPQDVEAWVNNVSATPEVAPVSDYPEKLRGSRSYLDDENTSYDKPPVSYTPQPVVEDRHLQSSALYSGNSEIASSAGRPKKRRPGRPRRTDGQDCDTDYNSSGDELDDNDFDSEFPPVTNEQERNNYKREFDHDHKEYKDLQAELDSINKNLSELDNELDELEEGSPQYLDALDEYNRIRSLKKSPDYQVKKRRCKYLKQKLNHIKKMVGDYDRTA comes from the exons ATGTCCTCCAGGCCCAACGGGAGTCCACCTCCCTACGAGGAGGAAAATGGATA TAACATTGCTCCTCCTCAGCCGGCCTATTCTTACTACCCTGATGATGAGTTTCAGCATTTCTATCGCTGGACGTCCCCCCCAGGAATCCTTAAAATCATGGCCGTCCTTGTCATTGTGTTATGCGTGGCCATATTTGCCTGTGTTGCCTCAACACTAGCGTGGGACAGTTCAGGAGCCATGTCTGGCTATGGGGGAACCTACATGGTAAACAATGGACCCTACAGTGGCAACACATACAACTATGGCTATGGCTCAATCAGGGGTAACTACAATGACCCCCGGTCAGGCAAAGGGTTCATGATTGCAATGGCAGTGACTGTCTCTATCTTCGTCCTTGTGGTCTTCATTATCATCGTGTCTCATCAGAGCCTATCAGAGAGCAGGAAGTTCTACTTGGCTGTGGTGATCATCTGTGCCATCCTTGCACTGTTGATGCTTATTGCCACCATAGTGTACTTGATGGCAGTAAACCCCATGGCTCAGTCATCTGGGTCAGTTTATGGAAACCAGATTGCTGCTTTGTGTGCTCAGTATCAACAGCCACAGACTTCAGGAGTGTTTACAAATCAGTACCTTTACCACTACTGCGTGGTGGAGCCACAGGAG GCCATTGCTATAGTGTTTGGCTTCCTGGTGACTGCCGCTCTAATTATCATGCTAGTTTTCGCACTCAAGACTCGTCAGAAAATTCAAAACTATGGCAAGAGCAACATTTTCTGGAAGAAAGTAAAGATCGTAGATGATGCTGAACCACCTCAAGATGTGGAGGCATGG GTGAACAATGTGTCTGCTACCCCTGAAGTAGCTCCGGTTTCAGATTACCCTGAAAAGCTGAGAGGATCCAGGAGTTACCTGGATGATGAGAACACCAGCTATGACAAACCTCCCGTCAGCTACACCCCTCA ACCTGTAGTCGAAGATCGGCACTTGCAAAGTTCAGCTCTTTACAGTGGTAACTCAGAGATTGCAAGTTCAGCAGGACGTCCCAAAAAGAGGCGTCCAGGACGTCCTAGACGCACTGATGGACAGGACTGTGACACAGATTATAATTCATCTGGAGACGAGCTGGATGACAATGACTTTGACAG TGAATTCCCCCCGGTAACAAATGAACAGGAACGCAACAACTACAAGCGTGAGTTTGACCATGACCACAAGGAATACAAAGACCTGCAGGCAGAGCTGGACTCCATCAACAAGAATCTGTCAGAGCTGGATAACGAGCTGGATGAGCTGGAGGAAGGAAGTCCACAATACCTG GATGCTTTGGATGAGTACAATAGGATAAGGAGCCTTAAAAAG TCTCCAGATTATCAGGTGAAGAAGCGGAGGTGTAAATATCTGAAGCAAAAACTGAACCACATCAAGAAGATGGTTGGTGATTACGACCGCACGGCCTGA
- the oclna gene encoding occludin isoform X2, translated as MSSRPNGSPPPYEEENGYNIAPPQPAYSYYPDDEFQHFYRWTSPPGILKIMAVLVIVLCVAIFACVASTLAWDSSGAMSGYGGTYMVNNGPYSGNTYNYGYGSIRGNYNDPRSGKGFMIAMAVTVSIFVLVVFIIIVSHQSLSESRKFYLAVVIICAILALLMLIATIVYLMAVNPMAQSSGSVYGNQIAALCAQYQQPQTSGVFTNQYLYHYCVVEPQEAIAIVFGFLVTAALIIMLVFALKTRQKIQNYGKSNIFWKKVKIVDDAEPPQDVEAWVNNVSATPEVAPVSDYPEKLRGSRSYLDDENTSYDKPPVSYTPQPVVEDRHLQSSALYSGNSEIASSAGRPKKRRPGRPRRTDGQDCDTDYNSSGDELDDNDFDSEFPPVTNEQERNNYKREFDHDHKEYKDLQAELDSINKNLSELDNELDELEEGSPQYLSPDYQVKKRRCKYLKQKLNHIKKMVGDYDRTA; from the exons ATGTCCTCCAGGCCCAACGGGAGTCCACCTCCCTACGAGGAGGAAAATGGATA TAACATTGCTCCTCCTCAGCCGGCCTATTCTTACTACCCTGATGATGAGTTTCAGCATTTCTATCGCTGGACGTCCCCCCCAGGAATCCTTAAAATCATGGCCGTCCTTGTCATTGTGTTATGCGTGGCCATATTTGCCTGTGTTGCCTCAACACTAGCGTGGGACAGTTCAGGAGCCATGTCTGGCTATGGGGGAACCTACATGGTAAACAATGGACCCTACAGTGGCAACACATACAACTATGGCTATGGCTCAATCAGGGGTAACTACAATGACCCCCGGTCAGGCAAAGGGTTCATGATTGCAATGGCAGTGACTGTCTCTATCTTCGTCCTTGTGGTCTTCATTATCATCGTGTCTCATCAGAGCCTATCAGAGAGCAGGAAGTTCTACTTGGCTGTGGTGATCATCTGTGCCATCCTTGCACTGTTGATGCTTATTGCCACCATAGTGTACTTGATGGCAGTAAACCCCATGGCTCAGTCATCTGGGTCAGTTTATGGAAACCAGATTGCTGCTTTGTGTGCTCAGTATCAACAGCCACAGACTTCAGGAGTGTTTACAAATCAGTACCTTTACCACTACTGCGTGGTGGAGCCACAGGAG GCCATTGCTATAGTGTTTGGCTTCCTGGTGACTGCCGCTCTAATTATCATGCTAGTTTTCGCACTCAAGACTCGTCAGAAAATTCAAAACTATGGCAAGAGCAACATTTTCTGGAAGAAAGTAAAGATCGTAGATGATGCTGAACCACCTCAAGATGTGGAGGCATGG GTGAACAATGTGTCTGCTACCCCTGAAGTAGCTCCGGTTTCAGATTACCCTGAAAAGCTGAGAGGATCCAGGAGTTACCTGGATGATGAGAACACCAGCTATGACAAACCTCCCGTCAGCTACACCCCTCA ACCTGTAGTCGAAGATCGGCACTTGCAAAGTTCAGCTCTTTACAGTGGTAACTCAGAGATTGCAAGTTCAGCAGGACGTCCCAAAAAGAGGCGTCCAGGACGTCCTAGACGCACTGATGGACAGGACTGTGACACAGATTATAATTCATCTGGAGACGAGCTGGATGACAATGACTTTGACAG TGAATTCCCCCCGGTAACAAATGAACAGGAACGCAACAACTACAAGCGTGAGTTTGACCATGACCACAAGGAATACAAAGACCTGCAGGCAGAGCTGGACTCCATCAACAAGAATCTGTCAGAGCTGGATAACGAGCTGGATGAGCTGGAGGAAGGAAGTCCACAATACCTG TCTCCAGATTATCAGGTGAAGAAGCGGAGGTGTAAATATCTGAAGCAAAAACTGAACCACATCAAGAAGATGGTTGGTGATTACGACCGCACGGCCTGA